A portion of the Acidobacteriota bacterium genome contains these proteins:
- the rsmH gene encoding 16S rRNA (cytosine(1402)-N(4))-methyltransferase RsmH, whose translation MTSGRSNVGHLPVMAAEVAGLLVTDRDGAYLDLTTGGGGHLKSLATRLGSRGRLFGIDRDQEAVDRATLALKETTHVRMIIRAAFADLAAVAGRIGEESFSGILLDLGISSYQLEDPGRGFSFRHDGPLDMRFDTSCGRPASALIASFDQKQLTRLIRQYGEEKQAARIATAIVRERQKQMIGTTLQLADIVLNSVRPPHQTKSLARVFQAFRIAVNDELDQLARVLPLVLGFLVPGGRLAVISYHSLEDRLVKRFLQAETKGRCTCPPGIPLCVCGARPTMKTVTRRACAPRPDEIAQNPRARSARLRVGEKL comes from the coding sequence ATGACCAGCGGTCGGAGTAACGTTGGCCACCTGCCGGTCATGGCGGCAGAGGTGGCCGGGCTTCTGGTCACTGATCGTGACGGTGCCTATCTGGACCTGACGACTGGCGGTGGAGGACATCTCAAGTCGCTGGCAACACGACTGGGAAGCCGGGGACGGCTGTTCGGTATTGATCGCGACCAGGAGGCGGTCGACCGGGCTACCCTGGCCCTCAAAGAGACAACACATGTTCGGATGATAATTCGGGCGGCCTTCGCCGATCTTGCGGCGGTGGCCGGTCGGATCGGGGAAGAGTCGTTTAGCGGTATCCTGCTGGATCTGGGAATATCCTCTTACCAGTTGGAGGATCCCGGGCGTGGTTTTTCGTTCAGACATGACGGTCCGCTCGACATGCGATTCGACACTTCGTGCGGGCGTCCAGCTTCGGCCCTGATTGCCTCGTTCGATCAGAAGCAGCTAACGCGACTCATCCGTCAGTACGGGGAGGAGAAGCAGGCGGCACGGATCGCCACGGCAATTGTCAGGGAGAGACAGAAGCAGATGATTGGCACCACCCTGCAGCTGGCCGACATCGTCCTCAACAGCGTCCGGCCTCCGCACCAGACCAAGAGCCTGGCGCGCGTGTTTCAGGCGTTCAGGATCGCCGTCAACGATGAGCTCGACCAACTGGCCCGCGTCCTGCCCCTGGTCCTGGGGTTTCTTGTCCCGGGCGGGCGGCTGGCCGTCATTTCCTACCATTCGCTTGAAGACCGCCTGGTAAAACGTTTTCTCCAGGCCGAGACGAAGGGCCGTTGTACGTGCCCGCCGGGGATCCCCCTCTGCGTGTGCGGAGCCCGTCCGACCATGAAGACGGTGACGCGCCGCGCCTGCGCTCCCCGTCCGGACGAGATTGCA